The following nucleotide sequence is from Microbulbifer sp. A4B17.
CCCCATGGCGGTGCTAGCAGTAGCTATTATGTCTTTCTGGAAACCTCATCTGATGGTGCAAATGCCAGTGGTGATTCGGCAATACTACAAGGCCCGGTGATTTCTGGTTTTGGTATTAAATTGAGATTTGAGTACCACATGTATGGCAGTGATGTCGGTTCTCTAGCGGTGGATGTGTATTCAGATGGGAGCTGGATCAATGATGTTTGGTTGATTTCTGGACAGCAACAAAGTACTAGTTTAGCTTCATATATCTCAGCAGATGTTGACTTAAGTTCTTATGCTGTAACCCAGATACGCTTCCGTGCAACAGCGGTAGGAGGCTATATGGGTGATATAGCGATAGACAATGTCGTTATTGAGGAGGCGGTTACTGGTCCAGTTGCTCCGACTTTTTTGAAGGATGAAATTGAAAAGCCTGATGCCCGTGAGGGTTCAGTTTATACTGGCAGTATCCTAGACGATGTTATAGATGTTAATAGTGATCTCCTCAGTTTTCGTAAAGTGTCCGGCCCCGAGTGGCTATCGGTTGCTGCAGATGGCAGTCTGAGTGGCACACCTCTTGAAAGTGATGTCGCTGTAAATAGTTTTATTGTTGAGGTGTCCGATGGTAGTTTCACTGATAATGCAATGCTTAAAATTACTGTAAAGGATAAGGATGCACCTTTAGTACTTTACAGTAATGATTTCGAGCTTGGTTTCGGTGATTGGGTTAACATTTTATCAGAGGATAATAAGAACTGGAGCCGTCACACTGGCAGTACACCTTCGGTTAGTACTGGCCCCCCAGGCGGAGCGAGCGGCAGTAGTTATTATGTCTATTTGGAAACTTCTTCAGGAGGTGCAAACTCCAATGGAGACAGTGCAATTCTGCTAGGACCAGTACTACTTGATACTAATATCTATCTGGACTTCAGTTACCACATGTACGGTAGCGACATTGGGTCGCTTTCGGTAGATGGCTATTCAAACGGAGCCTGGACCAACAATGTTTGGACAGTTTCTGGTGAACAACATACCGGTGTTTCAACCACTTATACAAAGGTAAGTTTAGAGCTGAGTAGCTATGGGTTTACTCAGCTTCGATTCCGCGCAACAGCGGTAGGCGGGTATATGGGGGACATGGCGCTGGATGATATTAAAATTACCGCAATTAATCCTGCCACTTTGGATTCGGATAATGATGGGGTATTTAATCCAGATGATCTCTGCCCCGGTACAAATGATGGTGAATCTGTTAATAGTGAAGGCTGCTCCTTGTCTCAGATAGATACTGATAATGATGGTGCAGTTGATTCAGTAGATGAGTTCCCATTAGACCCCATGGAGTGGTTAGATACTGATAGGGATGGTATCGGTAATAACGCCGATGATGACGATGATAATGATGGGGTACTGGACGCGGTTGATACATTCCCGCTGGATGGTTCTGAGTGGGTTGATACAGATAACGATGGCATTGGTAATAATGGTGATAACGATGACGACGGAGATGGTGTATCGGATATAGAAGATGCATTTCCACTAGATGCCACTGAATCAGTTGATACGGATAGAGATGGCATTGGTAACAATATTGATGTCGATGACGATAATGACGGCGTACTGGACACTAACGATCAATTCCCATTGGATGCTGATGAGTCGATTGATACTGATGGTGATGGTATTGGTAACAATATGGATTTAGATGATGATAATGACCTTCTCACTGATCATGATGAGATTAATAGTTATCATACTAATCCATTGTCCGCCGATTCAGATTTTGATGGAATGACTGATGGTTGGGAGGTTCTGTACAATTTGCAGCCTAACGTAAATGATGCTGATGAGGATCTCGATAGTGATAGTTATACTAATCTTCAAGAATTCAATGCTTCTACAGATCCAGCTGATCCCAACAGTATTCCATATGTACCAATAGATGATCTCTCTTTGAGTACTTACTCTAGCTGTGCGTTAATAAACAATGAGATTACTTGCTGGGGACTTATTGATGAGCATCCGACCCCTGATAATCTTATTGCACCTAGCAGAGTTGCCCACAATCGTTCATCTGGAATTTGTGCGCTACAGGGTAATGACGTTTTATGCTGGGGCAATGAATCAACGATGATTACTGATTTGCAGATTAACCCCATAAACGATGCAGTTGCACTTCATGTTGCAACAATGACAAATACAGCTTGTGTTATTACGTTATCTGGCGATATCAACTGTTGGGGGGGGGGAGTTACGGACTTAATGTTCCACCAGCTAGTCTTAAGAATGCTCAGCAAATTGATATGTTTGATTACCATGCGTGTGGACATGACGGGACTAATGTTGCGTGTTGGGGAAATAATACGGTTAGTCAGACTGATGTACCAGGTGACCTAGGAACTCCCGTTCAAGTGGTAGTTGGAGGGTTACATACCTGTGTTTTACAAGATGATCAACAGGTAACATGTTGGGGTGATAACTCAAGAGGCCAGACAAATGTGCCTAGTGATTTAGGCAACGTCGTTAGCTTGGATAGTGGTTATTATCATACTTGTTCCTTAAATAATCTCGGTAAAGTAAATTGCTGGGGTGACAATAGTATAGCCGGGCAAGTTGACGTGCCCTCCGACTTATCCGATGTAACCAAATTGCATAGCGGGATCCATAACAACTGTGCTGAGACTACTTTTGGTGCTGTATGTTGGGGTAAAAATGATTATGGTCAATCTTCAATTTGGTATGATTTAGTCGACTACGATGTCGGTGACGATCATGTGTGTGGTTTTAATAAAGACAAAGTGATGTGCTTTGGAAAGGAGCATAATGAGCCTGAACTTCTTAATGTTCCTTCTGGTGTAAGTGGGCCGAAGGCAATTGGAGTTGGTAGATTTCACAGCTGTGTATGGGCTGATACGGGTATGCACTGTTGGGGCAGGGAGGGTGAGCATTTAATTTTTCCTGCGGACTTAACAGATGTTACGGAGATTGACGCGTCAACCTCACATACTTGCGCCATCGATAATGGAGCAGTTGTGTGCTGGGGGTCAAATACCAATGGTGTTTTAAATGTTCCAACCAATATTTTACAGCCACATAAATTAAATACCGGTACGAACCATAATTGCGTTTTGGATGGAGAAACCACTGCAAGATGTTGGGGAGCGAATTATCGAAACCAATCTAGTGATCGATATAACCTAACAAACCCAGTAGGTGTTGCTGCTGGAGGTAGTTTCCCTTATCCCCATAGCGAAGATGATGGCCACAGCTGTGTTGCTGATGATTATGGTGTAGATTGCTGGGGTAGTAGTTCTAATGGGGTGCTTAGTATTCCCTTCGGGCTCACTAACGTCGTTGATTTACATGCTGGCTGGAGAGCAACCTGTGCCCTTGAGGCGAATGGCGAAGTTACTTGTTGGGGGGATTCAATAAACGAGAATATAGTGGATACCCTGAATATAGGTAATGTAACCAAGATCGAAGGATATAATGGGGGTATTTGTGCGGAGAATAGACGTAAATTAAGTTGTAGTGGTCTTGGCGGGGCACTGTTAATCAATCGCTAGTAAAAAATAAAACTCCTATTCCCACAAACATACAGAGTATGAAGGGCTCTGTATGTTTGTGGGTAGTGTAAGTTAGCCATTTTAAATTGGAGGGCTGTTATATGTCCTTCAGGAATTGGCTGCGGGTAGGTTTAAATTGCCAGCCAATTGAGTGTGCACGAATTATCAAGGCCATTGATGTTGGCTAAACTCATTTATTAAGATTTTGTTGAGTTGCTTATTTTTTTAAGATCGTTAAATAAATACAGCTACCTGCCGATATTTAGTGTAATGATGGTTGCGGCTCGCGAATTTGATCTGTATTTACTGAAAGCTTAAATTTTTAAGGTGTTACAAGGCTAAAATTACGATCAAACTCATCAAATAGCCGACCAAACTTTATCAATGCAAGAGGGTTGCCGCTCACCTTAAGACGGCCATCTTTGATTAGGGTAGGGGCACCTACCAGACCGCTAAACATCAGACGCAAGTCTGCGCTACTAAGAGCGAGGCTGGCAGAAGGGTCATCGCTGTGTCGATCGGGATAGCCGTGAAGCACTCCATTTTGTACAACAACTAAGTACTTTTGTTCGGTGTCAGTCATATCGATATTCAGATGGATATTTGCATCAGCTGCTTTCTCACCATTCAAGCGTACCGCCATTGCATCGAACAGCAACTGTAGGGGGACTCGCGCTACTATATCTTCATCTGGAAGTACTTCTTCACGGTATTCGATACCATGACGTAATTCCATGGCGCCAGAGAGATAAAAGTTACGCCAAATACCTGATTCTGCCTGGTAGCCCAGCTGCTCGAGGCTGTCAGCTAATAGGTAGCGTGCTTGCTCGTTATCAGGCTCGGCAAAAACCAAATGCTTTAACACCATGGCAACCCAGCGGTAATTGCCACGAGCAAAATCCTGTCGAGCCCTCGTCATAATGGCTTCTTCTCCACCCATATAATCGACATAATATTCTGCAGCTTCTTCTTGAGGGACTGGGTGGAGATTTGCCGGGTTTCCATCGAAATAACCCAGATAGCGATTGTAAACAGCCTTGGCCCCAACATTGACTGTGCCGTAGTAACCCCGATTGGCCCAGGCCTGAGAGAGATTTTCGGGCAGTTCAAGGCGTTCTGCGACTTCAACCATATCGTAACCGTGATTGGCCAGGCGCAGGGTCTGGTCGTGAATATATTTATAGAGATCCCGTTGCTTAGCCAGGTAATCCATCGCTTCATTTTTACCCCAGGTAGGCCAGTGATGGCTACTGAAAACCACTTCAGTTTTGTCGCCAAATCTCTCCATAGCATACTCAATGTAGCGGCTCCAGGCTTTGGCATCGCGGGTTTTCGCGCCACGCAGGGTGTAAATGTTGTGGAGTGTATGGTTGGCGATCTCGCTCATACAGAGAGCATTAAATTGGGGGAAGAAAAACACAATCTCCGCGGGTGCTTCGGCCCCGGGGGTGTTGATGAAAACAATATCCACTCCATCAACCTTCATCTCTGCACCATTCTCAGAGATTTCTATCGTCGGTGTGGCGATGCCGTGCTCACCATCGGATACCCTGTTGCCTAAGCCGGACGAGACAAAGCCCTCTGGGCTAGAGGGGAGCAAATTGCCAAACTGGTATAACGCACGGCGTTGCATCACATTTCCGGTGCGAACATTCTCGCTGATCGCTTCCTCTGCGAAGCCCTCTGGTGCAATGATGTCGATAGAACCGCTTGCTAACTGTTCTTTGGTAAGCACTCCGGTTATTCCAGCAAAGTGGTCTGCATGACTATGGGTAAAGATCACCGCGCTCACTGGCTGCTCGCCCAGCGCCTTGTTGGCCAGCTCAAGAGCTGCAGCTGCGGTCTCTGCTGATGTGAGAGGGTCGATTACAATCCAGCCGCTTTTTCCCTGCACCAGGGTCATATTGGCCAGATCCAGCGAGCGCACCTGGTAGATACCATCTACCACTTTGAACAGGCCGTTATTCAGGACGTTGAGCTGAGCTTGACGCCAAAGGCTAGGATTGACGGTGTCTGGAGGATTGCCCTGTAAAAACTGCATCTGAGATAGGCCATAGACTTCCCGGCCTTCGGTATTTTTTACCAGTGCGCCGGGAATAGATTCAATAAATCCCCGCTTAGCCAGCAGAAAATCAGTTTCATCGCTGAAGGGTAATTGTTTGGCCAGAGATCTATTATGGGAAATAGTTGCCTTGGAGGCGGGTTTAATCTCAGTATTTAAAGCTTCTGTGCGAGTTTTCGGCTCACTACCACAGGCTATCAAAAAGAAGGACAGAAACCACATCAGTATCAGCGAGCGCATTGAGACTCCCCAAAATTGGTTTACATGAAACTTCATTTTTATACTGGGGTAGCATTGTCATTACCCAGAGTGCTTCAGCTTCTACTACCTCTGGTGGCGCGTCAAGACAAGAATTAACGGTTTGGCGGTGTAAAAGTCTTTCTACGGTGGAAACATTCACATGTAACTTGTTGGTTAACCAGATTTGTCATTGGGCTTTGTATTTTCTGCCAATACAGTCACGATTGCCGGTAATGAGCATAAGTTGAAGAGTTTGTACTTCCTGAATCGAAGGGGCTGGATTGTCGCAGCTGAAAGTTTAATCTGATATTTTTTATATGTTCTTAGGAGCTTTATATTTAACAGGTTTAGAAAATTTCTATGATGGTATATGGTCGTAAAGGTAAATTTATTTTTAGCTTTTATCTGTTGATGCTAGTACCAAAATCGTCATTCAAAATAGGGTATCTTATTTATCAAATTTTATTTTAGAAATAAGATACCTTTTTACTCAAATTTGAACAGATTGCGGATTAAAGATTCTCTATCTTCTATTAATCTTAACTCGAGCGGCAATTAAACGGCAGGTGATATGTTTGCGCTCTTCCTGGAGAGTGTTGCGCTTAAGAATGCGCAAAATGCCAGAGCTACGATATGAGGCACGTGAAGTGTGTATTCACTGGTGTGGAAAAAATATAGAGTGGCTTCGCAGGTGATAATGGCAGTTGCTGCAGTTGCCCATGGATGCAGTTTTATCAGCCTAGATGCTAAAAAAACGAATGTGAAAACAATTAATCCATATCCTAGTAAATGGACAACAAAAACTTCCCAAAGGACAGCTCCTCCACCTGAAAGGAATGCTCTGAAAGTTTCGGGTATAGCAATGGCTGAAGAATATCCTGTAATTAATGGGCCTAAGTATCCGGCGACTAAGCCTATTATTATTCCAGCTATTGTGTTTTTCATTGAATCCATTCTATTTTTATAGGGTTGGCCAACTATACCTTATGTGGGGCTGTTAAAGAAAATACATGGCTTGTTGCTGCAAAAGGCTGCGGTTGAAATTGAAGTAATTGCTTTGATTCATCCGATTAATTTACAGGGGCTGAAAAATTTACGGGGAAGGGAAGTTTGGAGTTGGTACTTTGTGGGTAGTTAGCGAAATGATTCTCCACAAAAAAGCGGGCTAAAAGCCCGCTCTCTCATTGTTTTATGGGAGCTTATTGCCCCAATGTAAACAGTGCAGTGTTACCGCCAGTGGCAACAGTGTTAATAGTTTTGGTTTTTTCGCTGGCGAAACGGAACAGGTAGTGCGGGCCACCGGCTTTGGGGCCGGTGCCGGATAGGCCGTGGCCGCCGAAGGGGTTAACACCTACTACTGCACCAACCATATCGCGGTTTACATAGCAGTTGCCGACGTTGATACGCTTAAATACCGCGTGGGCACGGCCTTCGATGCGGGAGTGCAGTCCGAAGGTAAGGCCGTAGCCTGTGGCATTAATGCGGCGGATTACGTCTTCCAGCTCGTCTGCCTTGAAGCGAACTACATGTAGGAAAGGTCCGAAAGTCTCGCGCTTGAGCACGGAGAAATCTTCAATCTCTACTACCTGCGGGCCGAAGAAGGTGCCTTTGCTGGGCTTCTTCGCTTCCTCAAATGCAAATAGCGGCTTGGCTTCTTTCGCCATGCGCTCGCGGTGGGATTCCAGCATGCCGAGGGCTTTTTCGTCGATAACCGGACCGATATCGGTATCCAGTTTACCGGGATCGCCGAGGGTCAGTTCTTCACACGCGCCTTTCAGCATATTCAACAGGTTATCGGCGATGACATCCTGTACACACAGGATACGCAGAGCGGAACAGCGCTGACCGGCACTGAGGAAGGCAGATTGAATTACATCGTCTACTACCTGTTCGGGCAGGGCGGTGGAGTCTACGACCATGACATTCTGGCCGCCGGTTTCGGCGATCAGCGGTACAATCGGGCCTTCTTTCACTGCCAGCTGCTGGTTGATCAGGCGTGCGGTTTCAGTAGAGCCGGTGAAGGCTACACCGCCCAGGCGGGGATCTTCGATCAGCAGTTTGCCCACTGCGGCACCGGTACCTGTGATCAAGTGCAGTACTTTTGGCGGCACACCGGCATCGAGCATCAAGCGCACGGCGTGTGCAGCGATGATGGGGGTTTGCTCTGCGGGCTTGGCCAGTACGGCATTACCGGCGGCGAGTGCGGCAACCACCTGGCCGGTAAAGATTGCCAGGGGGAAGTTCCAAGGGCTGATGCACACGAAGGTGCCACGGCCACTCAAATACAGCTGATTTTGTTCACCGGTAGGGCCGGGCAGTTCGGTGGGCTCACTGAAATGCTGGCGTGCGCCGTTGGCGTAGTAGCGGCAGAAGTCGATAGCTTCGCGCACTTCACTAATGCCGTCATTTAGGGTACGGCCCGCTTCAATACAAATAATTGCAGCCAGTTCATTGGCTTTGTCTTCGTAGAGATCGGCAATTCTGTCGAGGATATCCGCGCGGTGTTTTCCACCCTGGCGATCCCAGTCGATCTGCGCTTCAGTGGCAGAGGCATAGGCCTGCTCAATCAGGTGCTTATCAGTATTCGCGGTGTGGCCAATTTTTTCGCCGGTTGCCGGGTTGTAAACCGGTTCTTCCGCTTCGCCCATGGTGCCGTTGACGATAGGGCCACCGAGGAAATGCTTTTCGCGTTGCTGCTCAAGCTCTTTCAGCAGGGGATCAACGGAGAGTGGATCAGTCAGTTCGATGCCGTGTGAGTTTTTCCGCGGCAGGGCTTCTGCGCCCATATAAATATTCTCCGGGACAGGAATTTGCGGGTGACGGTAGGGGTTGCAGGCTTCGCTTTGTTCCAGGGTGTCCTGGACCAGGGCTTCAACCGGCGTTGCCTCGTCCATAAAGCGGTTAACAAAGGAGCTATTAGCTCCGTTTTCCAGCAGGCGGCGAACCAGGTAGGGCAGTAAGTCACGATGTGCCCCTACGGGTGCGTAGACGCGTACGGGTACACGCTTGCCGTGTACCGCTTCAATTTGTGCGTACAGCAAGTGGCCCATGCCGTGCAGGCGCTGGAATTCAAAGTCGGTGCGGCCATTGGCCAGCTCAAGAATCAGCCCGACGGTGTAGGCGTTGTGGGTGGCAAATTGCGGATAGATTGCATCGCCAGCTTCCAACAGTTTTTTCGCACAGACCTGGTATGACAGATCGGTGTGGCATTTACGCGTGTATACCGGGTAGTCCGGCAGGCCCATTTGCTGGGAGTGTTTGATTTCACTATCCCAGTAAGCACCTTTAACCAGACGCACCATCAGCTTGCGGCCGGTATCGCGGCCCAGGGCGATCAGCCAGTCGGCGACATGGGGAGCGCGCTTTTGATAGGCCTGGAGTACAAAACCCAGTCCTTGCCATTCTTTTATTTCAGGATCGCGGGCGAGCGCCTCGAAGATATCCAGTGAGATATCCAGGCGGTCTGCCTCTTCTGCATCGATATTCAGGCCCATATCGTATTGGGCTGCGGCGACACAAAGACGCTTCACCTGGGGCAGCAATTCGTCCATTACGCGATCCCGCTGCAGCACACTGTAGCGGGGGTGCAGGGCGGAAAGCTTGATGGAAATACCGTTGGCCTCAACCACATCCCGCTGGGTGTTGTCTTTGCCGATCTCTTCGATAGCCATCATATAGGCATCGAAGTAGCGGTGGGCGTCGGCCATGGTGCGGGCGCCTTCGCCCAGCATATCGAAGGAGAAGCGGGTACCCGGAAGGTTTTCTTTGGGGCCGCGTTTCAATGCTTCCTTGATGGTGCGGCCGAGCACGTACTGGCCACCCATAATTTTCATGGCCTGCATCATAGAGGTGCGAACCATGGGCTCGCCGATACGGCTAACCAGGCGTTTCATCCAGTGGGAGGGGCGCTCGGTGATATCCGGGTCCAGTTCTACTACGCTGCCGGTAAGCATCAGGCCCCAGGTTGAGGCGTTCACAAACAGGGAGTCGGACTGGCCACGATGGCTGGACCAGTTGCCGGAATGCACTTTCTCGGCGATTAGTTTGTCGGCAGTATCGGCATCTGGTACCCGGAGCAGGGACTCCGCCAGACACATCAATGCAACCCCTTCCTTATTGGAAAGGCCGAATTGCTGAAGGAAAGCGTCCAGCGTTCCGCGCTTGCTGCGCTGCTGTCGTGAATGATGAACCAGTGCGCGCGAGGTGTTCAGAATTTTCTTGCGCATCTCGTCGCTGGGGCGTGGCGCAGCCAGCAGCTCGCTCACGCAGAGGTTTTCGTCGGCGTGCAAATACTCGCGTGCCCGGTCCCGGGCATTCTGGAGGTCTCCGGCGAAGTTTGTCGACATATCGTCTCCCAAGCTCTATATCTAGGGTCAGAATAAAAAACCGGATTATGTGCGAAAATCGTTAGAATTAATCGCCATAATGTTGCGAGTTGTGGTTAAATATCACGCCTAATTGCGTGATTACCAGTAGGGTATTTTGTAATGTCTCGACAGTTGGAAGATCTTGATCGTATTGATCGCCAAATACTGCGAATTCTGCAACGTCACGGCCGCTTGCCGAATGTGGAATTGGCGCGCAGGGTTAACCTTAGTCCCACCCCTTGCCTGGAGCGAGTCAAGCGGCTCGAAAGGGAAGGATTTATTCGCGACTATGTAGCGCTACTCGACCCGCTCAAAGTTCATGCGGGCCTGGTGGTCTATATCCAGGTGACCCTGAACAATACAGCAACTGAGGCATTGGAAGCCTTTAATGAGCATGTGGCTGGACTGGAGGAGGTCCAGGAGTGCCATATGGTTGCCGGCGGTTTTGATTACCTGGTGAAAATCCGTATTAAGGATATGCTGGGTTATCGCCGCTTCCTCGGTGAAAAGCTGGCATCTGTACCGGGAGTAAGGGAAACCCACACCTACGTGGTGATGGAGGAAGTGAAGACTGATACCGCTGTAGCGGTACCGGACCCAGAACCCAGTGTGAAAGGTTCGCGGCGCTAATTGAGTGCAGTCAAATATCCTGTGCGGGGTTAGAGAACTGTAGCGATATTGCTGGTTGGCTTTTTTGGGAACCTGGGTAGGAATCTGAATTCTCACCTCAGGCCTCAATCATAGGGATTGATTGCTGATTTCATGGTTGAATAGGTGGAATTGGCAACCATTGTCGGCGCGGTTTTTATTATGCTCGGCATAGCGATGCGGTACCAAGGTGGGTGCCGTGTGATTTGTCCGTAATAACTATAAGTAGGTACTGTATGGATTTTTCACTGAGCGAAGAACAGCAGATGATTCAGGATGCGGCAAAGCAATTTGCTGACAGCGAACTGAAACCCATTGCTGCTGAACTCGACAAGACCGGTAATAGAGAGCTCTTGTTGGAAAAGCTCAAGCAATTGGCAGAGCTGGGCTTTATGGGAATCAATATTGATCCCAATTATGGCGGCACTGGTGCTGGCACCGTGGCGTTTTCCCTGGCGATTGCCGAACTGGCGAGAGGCTGCGCATCCACTGCAACCACCACCTCGGTAACCAACATGGTGGCTGAGGTTATCCAGGCAGTAGGTTCGGAAGAGCAACGCCAAAAATACCTCCCTAAAATTTGTAGCGGTGAGTACCCGGCGGGTTCTTTCTGCCTCACCGAACCCGGTTCCGGTTCCGATGCGGCCTCTATGCGCACCCGTGCAGAGAAGCAGGGCGATGAGTACGTTCTCAACGGCAGTAAGCTCTTTATCAGTAGTGCCGAATTTGCTGGTATTTTTGTTGTTTGGGCGGTGACAGATTCTTCTGCGCCAAAAGGAAAAGGCATTTCCTGCTTCCTGCTTGAAGCCGGCACGCCTGGCCTTGTGATTGGCAAGGCCGAAGAGAAAATGGGGCAGAAGGCCTCTGTTACGAATGAGGTTTCCTTCGACAATTGCCGAATTCCCGCGTCCAATTTACTCGGTGAAGAAAACCGGGGGTTCCGTATCGCTGCAGGTGAGCTAGCTGGAGGTAGAATCGGTATTGGTTCCCTGGCGTTGGGTATTGGCTTTGAAGCTTTGGATTGTGCCCGGGCTTACCTGCATGAGCGGGAGCAGTTTGGTAAAAAACTGGCAGAATTCCAGGGGCTTCAATGGCAGCTGGCTGATAAATATACCGAACTGGAAGGTGCGCGATTGCTGTTGTTGCAAGCTGCCTGGCAGAAAGATGCCGGTATGCCTTTTGGTCCTG
It contains:
- a CDS encoding alkyl/aryl-sulfatase translates to MRSLILMWFLSFFLIACGSEPKTRTEALNTEIKPASKATISHNRSLAKQLPFSDETDFLLAKRGFIESIPGALVKNTEGREVYGLSQMQFLQGNPPDTVNPSLWRQAQLNVLNNGLFKVVDGIYQVRSLDLANMTLVQGKSGWIVIDPLTSAETAAAALELANKALGEQPVSAVIFTHSHADHFAGITGVLTKEQLASGSIDIIAPEGFAEEAISENVRTGNVMQRRALYQFGNLLPSSPEGFVSSGLGNRVSDGEHGIATPTIEISENGAEMKVDGVDIVFINTPGAEAPAEIVFFFPQFNALCMSEIANHTLHNIYTLRGAKTRDAKAWSRYIEYAMERFGDKTEVVFSSHHWPTWGKNEAMDYLAKQRDLYKYIHDQTLRLANHGYDMVEVAERLELPENLSQAWANRGYYGTVNVGAKAVYNRYLGYFDGNPANLHPVPQEEAAEYYVDYMGGEEAIMTRARQDFARGNYRWVAMVLKHLVFAEPDNEQARYLLADSLEQLGYQAESGIWRNFYLSGAMELRHGIEYREEVLPDEDIVARVPLQLLFDAMAVRLNGEKAADANIHLNIDMTDTEQKYLVVVQNGVLHGYPDRHSDDPSASLALSSADLRLMFSGLVGAPTLIKDGRLKVSGNPLALIKFGRLFDEFDRNFSLVTP
- a CDS encoding Lrp/AsnC ligand binding domain-containing protein; translation: MSRQLEDLDRIDRQILRILQRHGRLPNVELARRVNLSPTPCLERVKRLEREGFIRDYVALLDPLKVHAGLVVYIQVTLNNTATEALEAFNEHVAGLEEVQECHMVAGGFDYLVKIRIKDMLGYRRFLGEKLASVPGVRETHTYVVMEEVKTDTAVAVPDPEPSVKGSRR
- the putA gene encoding bifunctional proline dehydrogenase/L-glutamate gamma-semialdehyde dehydrogenase PutA, producing the protein MSTNFAGDLQNARDRAREYLHADENLCVSELLAAPRPSDEMRKKILNTSRALVHHSRQQRSKRGTLDAFLQQFGLSNKEGVALMCLAESLLRVPDADTADKLIAEKVHSGNWSSHRGQSDSLFVNASTWGLMLTGSVVELDPDITERPSHWMKRLVSRIGEPMVRTSMMQAMKIMGGQYVLGRTIKEALKRGPKENLPGTRFSFDMLGEGARTMADAHRYFDAYMMAIEEIGKDNTQRDVVEANGISIKLSALHPRYSVLQRDRVMDELLPQVKRLCVAAAQYDMGLNIDAEEADRLDISLDIFEALARDPEIKEWQGLGFVLQAYQKRAPHVADWLIALGRDTGRKLMVRLVKGAYWDSEIKHSQQMGLPDYPVYTRKCHTDLSYQVCAKKLLEAGDAIYPQFATHNAYTVGLILELANGRTDFEFQRLHGMGHLLYAQIEAVHGKRVPVRVYAPVGAHRDLLPYLVRRLLENGANSSFVNRFMDEATPVEALVQDTLEQSEACNPYRHPQIPVPENIYMGAEALPRKNSHGIELTDPLSVDPLLKELEQQREKHFLGGPIVNGTMGEAEEPVYNPATGEKIGHTANTDKHLIEQAYASATEAQIDWDRQGGKHRADILDRIADLYEDKANELAAIICIEAGRTLNDGISEVREAIDFCRYYANGARQHFSEPTELPGPTGEQNQLYLSGRGTFVCISPWNFPLAIFTGQVVAALAAGNAVLAKPAEQTPIIAAHAVRLMLDAGVPPKVLHLITGTGAAVGKLLIEDPRLGGVAFTGSTETARLINQQLAVKEGPIVPLIAETGGQNVMVVDSTALPEQVVDDVIQSAFLSAGQRCSALRILCVQDVIADNLLNMLKGACEELTLGDPGKLDTDIGPVIDEKALGMLESHRERMAKEAKPLFAFEEAKKPSKGTFFGPQVVEIEDFSVLKRETFGPFLHVVRFKADELEDVIRRINATGYGLTFGLHSRIEGRAHAVFKRINVGNCYVNRDMVGAVVGVNPFGGHGLSGTGPKAGGPHYLFRFASEKTKTINTVATGGNTALFTLGQ
- a CDS encoding acyl-CoA dehydrogenase family protein, translating into MDFSLSEEQQMIQDAAKQFADSELKPIAAELDKTGNRELLLEKLKQLAELGFMGINIDPNYGGTGAGTVAFSLAIAELARGCASTATTTSVTNMVAEVIQAVGSEEQRQKYLPKICSGEYPAGSFCLTEPGSGSDAASMRTRAEKQGDEYVLNGSKLFISSAEFAGIFVVWAVTDSSAPKGKGISCFLLEAGTPGLVIGKAEEKMGQKASVTNEVSFDNCRIPASNLLGEENRGFRIAAGELAGGRIGIGSLALGIGFEALDCARAYLHEREQFGKKLAEFQGLQWQLADKYTELEGARLLLLQAAWQKDAGMPFGPAASMGKLFASEKANEACYLALQMHGGVGYTREYPLERMSRDVRITTIYEGTSEIQRLIIARHLLDVR
- a CDS encoding RCC1 domain-containing protein, which translates into the protein MPSDLGNVVSLDSGYYHTCSLNNLGKVNCWGDNSIAGQVDVPSDLSDVTKLHSGIHNNCAETTFGAVCWGKNDYGQSSIWYDLVDYDVGDDHVCGFNKDKVMCFGKEHNEPELLNVPSGVSGPKAIGVGRFHSCVWADTGMHCWGREGEHLIFPADLTDVTEIDASTSHTCAIDNGAVVCWGSNTNGVLNVPTNILQPHKLNTGTNHNCVLDGETTARCWGANYRNQSSDRYNLTNPVGVAAGGSFPYPHSEDDGHSCVADDYGVDCWGSSSNGVLSIPFGLTNVVDLHAGWRATCALEANGEVTCWGDSINENIVDTLNIGNVTKIEGYNGGICAENRRKLSCSGLGGALLINR